A section of the Ranitomeya imitator isolate aRanImi1 chromosome 7, aRanImi1.pri, whole genome shotgun sequence genome encodes:
- the LOC138644904 gene encoding uncharacterized protein produces the protein MLFCSLFQNCIMASDSSNTPPLRSPASSSEEESQEEQREQEQRPRGQAVVAGRRVSQRAHDDPLDIDRMVAAIEERDPLWDSRDPRHADQGVLRCLWIEVAQSLWDGFDSASPTVQTKFLKQLKTRWRSMKDRFKRGLKKEGQIRSGAAASRTSVYKYNRILQFLRPVLDSRETHNSTRETVRPSGAVLREAPSDPSQPSHSESRSAPPQSGEPAAGPSDVPLAEASVAPSFGSSRQRQRASDRAVLPEFLHLSTVFQNGFKALCDKMSNIDRRLENIESELSRPAKHFFSAIHKGMVEHLTPELQISVMQGCNNTYVTALQQAQVMQSATTVPAVPSLAAMTPTPAAEHHHRAPRAEGHRHHRTESQSSAPARPSRAHRREADPHPEGERRKKKRKLRQALQPWLWLLPKQPPVHSLG, from the exons atgttattttgttctttatttcagaattgcattatggccagcgattccagcaacaccccaccgctgaggagtccg gcttcttcaagtgaggaggagagccaggaggaacagagggagcaggagcagagaccacggggccaagctgtggttgcaggacggcga gtttcacaacgggcccatgatgacccgcTGGATATTGACAGAATGGTAGCAGCCATAGAGGAACGggacccgttgtgggacagccgtgacccccggcacgcggaccagggcgtgttgcgctgtttgtggattgaggtggcacaatcgctgtgggatggcttcgacagcgcttcccccacggtccaaactaaatttc ttaaacaattgaagaccagatggcgctccatgaaggaccgtttcaagaggggcctgaaaaaggagggacagatccgtagtggtgctgcagcttcaaggacctctgtgtacaaatacaaccgtatattgcagttcttgcgaccggtccttgacagcagaga aacacacaacagcacccgcgagactgtccgaccctctggagcggtccttcgtgaagcgccatctgacccgtcgcagccatcccacagcgagagcaggtctgcaccaccacaatctggcgaaccggcagccggtccatcagatgttcccctggccgaggcctctgtcgcaccttccttcgggtcttcccgacagcgtcagagggcctcggacagggcggtcctgcccgaatttttacatttgagcaccgtattccagaatggtttcaaggcgctgtgcgataaaatgtccaatatcgaccggcgtcttgaaaacatcgaatcggagctctcgaggccggccaaacatttttttagtgccattcacaagggcatggttgaacatcttacgccggaactccagatttcggtcatgcagggctgcaacaacacatatgtcactgctctgcagcaggctcaggtcatgcagtcagcgactacagtgcccgcagtaccatcgctggctgccatgactccgactcctgctgcagagcaccaccacagagctccgcgtgccgagggccaccgccaccacagaacagagtcccaaagttctgctcctgccaggccttcaagggcacacagacgggaagccgacccacacccagagggagagaggaggaaaaaaaaaagaaaactacgacaagcactacaaccttggctatggctgctcccaaaacaaccaccagtacacagcctgggttga